From Psychrobacillus sp. FSL K6-2836, a single genomic window includes:
- the rpsL gene encoding 30S ribosomal protein S12, translating to MPTINQLVRKPRQSKSTKSKSPALGRGYNSFKKAGTNLNSPQKRGVCTRVGTMTPKKPNSALRKYARVRLTNTLEVTAYIPGEGHNLQEHSVVLIRGGKVKDLPGVRYHIVRGALDTAGVTGRMQSRSLYGAKRPKEKK from the coding sequence ATGCCTACAATTAACCAATTGGTACGTAAGCCTCGTCAATCCAAAAGTACGAAATCAAAGTCTCCTGCACTAGGAAGAGGTTATAACAGCTTTAAAAAGGCTGGTACTAACCTTAACTCTCCACAAAAACGTGGGGTTTGTACTCGTGTTGGTACTATGACGCCGAAAAAACCTAACTCAGCACTTCGTAAATATGCGCGTGTACGTTTAACTAATACGTTAGAGGTTACTGCTTATATTCCAGGAGAAGGACACAACCTACAAGAACATAGTGTTGTACTTATCCGCGGAGGAAAAGTAAAAGATTTACCAGGAGTACGTTACCATATCGTACGTGGTGCTCTTGATACTGCTGGTGTTACTGGTCGTATGCAAAGTCGTTCACTTTATGGTGCAAAACGCCCTAAAGAAAAGAAATAA
- the rpsG gene encoding 30S ribosomal protein S7 codes for MPRKGPVSKRDVLPDPIYNSKLVTRLINKMMVDGKRGTSQKILYGAFELVKERSGKDALEVFEAALNNVMPVLEVRARRVGGANYQVPVEVRPDRRSTLGLRYLVNYSRLRGEKTMEERLANEILDASNNTGASVKKREDMHKMAEANKAFAHYRW; via the coding sequence ATGCCTCGTAAAGGTCCTGTTTCCAAACGTGACGTGTTACCAGATCCAATTTATAATTCAAAACTAGTAACTCGTTTAATCAATAAAATGATGGTTGACGGTAAAAGAGGTACTTCTCAAAAAATTCTATACGGAGCGTTTGAACTTGTTAAAGAACGTTCTGGTAAAGATGCATTAGAAGTATTTGAAGCTGCTCTAAACAATGTAATGCCAGTTCTAGAAGTTCGTGCTCGTCGTGTTGGTGGTGCTAACTACCAAGTACCGGTTGAAGTACGTCCTGACCGTCGTTCAACACTAGGTCTTCGTTACTTAGTAAACTATTCACGCCTTCGTGGAGAAAAAACAATGGAAGAACGTTTAGCTAACGAAATTCTTGATGCATCTAACAACACTGGTGCTTCAGTTAAAAAACGTGAAGATATGCACAAAATGGCAGAAGCTAATAAAGCATTCGCTCACTATCGTTGGTAA
- the rpoB gene encoding DNA-directed RNA polymerase subunit beta, whose product MTGQLVQYGQHRQRRSFARISEVLELPNLIEIQTASYEWFLEEGLREMFKDISPIEDFTGNLSLEFVDYSLNEPKYSVDESKERDATYAAPLRVKVRLHNKETDEVKEQDVFMGDFPLMTETGTFVINGAERVIVSQLVRSPSVYFHDKTDKNGKKGFGSTVIPNRGAWLEYEIDAKDVVYVRIDRTRKLPVTVLLRALGFGSDQEIIDLIGDNEYLRNTLEKDNTETSEKALLEIYERLRPGEPPTVESAKSLLYSRFFDPKRYDLANVGRYKMNKKLHIKNRLFNQTIAETLVDPETGEILVEAGTLIDRRVLDRLIPHLENGIGFKTLSQVGGVLEDDITIQSIKIYAPNDEEQKEVNVISNAYVETEVKNITPADIVSSIGYFFNLLFNVGNTDDIDHLGNRRLRSVGELLQNQFRIGLSRMERVVRERMSINDTQSIVPQQLINIRPVIASIKEFFGSSQLSQFMDQTNPLAELTHKRRLSALGPGGLTRERAGFEVRDVHYSHYGRMCPIETPEGPNIGLINSLSSFAKVNKFGFIETPYRRVDPETGLVTSRIDYLTADEEDNYVVAQANSPLSDEGAFLKEEVVGRFRGDNTVFRKEQIDYMDVSPKQVVSAATACIPFLENDDSNRALMGANMQRQAVPLLNPEAPFVGTGMEHVNARDSGAAVIAKYHGIVEHVEAKEIRVRRIEEVDGKEVKGDLTSYKVHKFERSNHGTSINQRPIVKIGDRVKPLDILADGPSMEQGELALGRNVLVAFMTWDGYNYEDAVIMSERLVKDDVYTSVHIEEYESESRDTKLGPEEITRDIPNVGEDALRNLDDRGIIRIGAEVRDGDILVGKVTPKGVTELTAEERLLHAIFGEKAREVRDTSLRVPHGAGGIVLDVKVFNREDGDELSPGVNQLVRAYIVQKRKISVGDKMAGRHGNKGVISRILPEEDMPFLPDGTPVDIMLNPLGVPSRMNIGQVLELHLGMASRLLGIHMASPVFDGANEEDVWNTMEEAGLNRDGKTILYDGRSGEPFDNRVSVGVMYMIKLAHMVDDKLHARSTGPYSLVTQQPLGGKAQFGGQRFGEMEVWALEAYGAAYTLQEILTVKSDDVVGRVKTYEAIVKGESVPEPGVPESFKVLIKELQSLGMDVKMLTIDEEEIELRDLDEDDDIPAADALGILPIATEEEPVGTVE is encoded by the coding sequence TTGACAGGTCAACTAGTTCAATACGGACAACACCGCCAACGCAGAAGTTTTGCGCGTATTAGTGAGGTGCTGGAACTACCGAATCTAATCGAAATTCAGACGGCATCTTATGAATGGTTCCTTGAAGAAGGTTTACGTGAAATGTTCAAGGATATTTCACCAATCGAGGACTTTACAGGCAATCTATCACTTGAATTTGTCGACTATAGTTTAAACGAACCGAAATATTCGGTCGACGAATCGAAAGAACGTGACGCAACATACGCAGCTCCACTACGCGTAAAAGTACGTCTCCACAACAAAGAAACGGACGAAGTGAAGGAACAAGATGTCTTTATGGGTGATTTCCCATTAATGACTGAAACTGGAACTTTCGTTATTAACGGAGCTGAGCGCGTAATCGTATCTCAGTTAGTCCGCTCACCAAGTGTTTACTTCCACGATAAAACAGACAAAAACGGTAAAAAAGGTTTTGGATCAACAGTTATTCCGAACCGTGGTGCTTGGTTAGAATATGAAATCGATGCAAAAGACGTAGTTTACGTTCGTATCGATCGCACACGTAAATTACCAGTTACTGTTTTACTTCGCGCATTAGGCTTTGGATCAGATCAAGAAATTATCGATTTAATCGGTGACAATGAATATTTACGTAACACGCTAGAAAAAGATAATACAGAAACGTCTGAAAAAGCGTTACTGGAAATCTATGAGCGTCTACGTCCCGGTGAACCACCAACAGTGGAAAGTGCAAAGAGTCTGCTATACTCTCGCTTCTTTGACCCAAAACGCTATGATTTAGCGAATGTTGGTCGTTACAAAATGAATAAAAAATTGCATATTAAAAATCGCTTGTTTAACCAAACAATAGCCGAAACGCTAGTGGATCCGGAAACAGGAGAGATTTTAGTAGAAGCTGGTACGTTAATTGATCGTCGTGTACTAGATCGTCTAATTCCTCATCTTGAAAACGGCATTGGCTTCAAAACATTATCTCAAGTAGGTGGTGTTTTAGAGGACGATATTACAATCCAATCGATTAAAATTTATGCTCCAAATGATGAAGAGCAAAAAGAAGTTAACGTTATAAGTAATGCGTATGTGGAAACAGAGGTAAAAAACATTACACCAGCTGATATCGTTTCATCTATCGGTTACTTCTTTAACCTTTTGTTCAACGTTGGAAACACGGATGATATTGATCATCTAGGTAACCGTCGTTTACGCTCTGTAGGTGAGTTATTACAAAATCAGTTCCGTATTGGTCTTTCACGTATGGAACGTGTGGTACGTGAGCGTATGTCTATTAACGATACACAATCAATCGTTCCACAACAATTGATCAATATACGTCCAGTTATTGCATCTATCAAAGAATTCTTTGGTAGCTCGCAATTATCTCAGTTCATGGATCAAACGAACCCACTTGCTGAGTTGACACACAAACGCCGTCTATCGGCGCTTGGACCCGGTGGTTTAACACGTGAGCGTGCAGGATTCGAAGTACGTGACGTTCACTACTCTCACTATGGTCGTATGTGTCCGATTGAAACGCCTGAGGGACCAAACATTGGACTTATTAACTCACTTTCAAGTTTTGCGAAAGTGAATAAATTTGGCTTTATTGAAACACCATATCGCCGAGTTGACCCGGAGACGGGGTTAGTTACATCACGTATCGACTATTTAACTGCGGATGAAGAGGATAACTATGTGGTAGCACAAGCGAACTCTCCATTATCTGATGAAGGAGCATTCCTTAAAGAAGAAGTAGTAGGTCGTTTCCGTGGAGATAACACCGTGTTTAGAAAAGAACAAATTGATTACATGGACGTTTCGCCGAAACAAGTCGTTTCTGCTGCAACAGCATGTATTCCGTTCTTGGAAAACGATGACTCCAACCGTGCGCTTATGGGAGCAAACATGCAACGTCAAGCTGTTCCACTATTAAACCCAGAAGCTCCTTTCGTTGGAACTGGTATGGAACATGTGAATGCTCGTGACTCAGGTGCTGCGGTTATTGCGAAATACCACGGAATTGTTGAGCATGTTGAAGCAAAAGAAATTCGTGTTAGACGTATTGAAGAAGTGGATGGTAAAGAAGTTAAAGGTGACTTAACATCTTATAAAGTTCATAAATTTGAGCGTTCAAACCATGGTACATCTATAAATCAACGTCCAATTGTAAAAATTGGTGATCGTGTTAAACCTCTGGATATTCTTGCAGATGGTCCTTCTATGGAACAGGGGGAGCTTGCATTAGGACGTAATGTATTAGTAGCTTTCATGACATGGGACGGATACAACTATGAAGATGCCGTTATTATGAGTGAGCGTCTAGTGAAAGATGATGTATATACTTCCGTGCATATTGAAGAATATGAATCTGAATCACGTGATACAAAACTTGGGCCTGAGGAAATTACGAGAGATATACCAAATGTCGGAGAAGATGCATTGCGCAACTTGGACGACCGTGGAATTATACGTATTGGTGCAGAAGTTCGTGATGGAGATATTCTTGTTGGGAAAGTAACGCCTAAAGGAGTTACAGAACTAACAGCTGAAGAACGTTTACTACATGCAATCTTCGGTGAAAAGGCTCGTGAAGTTCGTGATACTTCTCTACGTGTACCTCATGGTGCAGGCGGGATTGTATTAGACGTAAAAGTATTTAATCGCGAAGATGGCGATGAGTTATCTCCAGGAGTTAACCAATTAGTCCGTGCTTATATCGTTCAAAAACGTAAAATCTCTGTTGGAGATAAAATGGCCGGACGACATGGTAACAAAGGGGTTATCTCGCGTATTCTTCCAGAAGAAGATATGCCATTCCTTCCAGACGGCACACCAGTTGATATCATGTTAAATCCACTTGGCGTACCTTCTCGTATGAATATCGGGCAAGTTTTAGAGCTTCACTTAGGTATGGCTTCGAGACTTCTTGGTATTCATATGGCATCGCCAGTATTTGATGGTGCTAACGAAGAAGACGTATGGAACACAATGGAAGAAGCAGGACTTAACCGTGACGGTAAAACTATCCTTTATGATGGACGTTCAGGTGAACCATTTGATAACCGCGTATCTGTAGGGGTTATGTATATGATCAAACTTGCCCACATGGTAGATGATAAGTTACATGCTCGCTCTACAGGACCTTATTCACTTGTTACGCAACAGCCTCTTGGGGGTAAAGCGCAATTTGGTGGACAGCGTTTCGGAGAGATGGAAGTATGGGCACTAGAAGCTTATGGTGCTGCTTATACGTTACAAGAAATTTTAACAGTAAAATCCGATGACGTTGTTGGACGTGTGAAAACATACGAAGCAATCGTTAAAGGTGAAAGTGTACCAGAACCAGGAGTTCCTGAATCATTCAAAGTATTGATCAAAGAACTACAAAGTTTAGGTATGGATGTTAAGATGCTTACGATCGATGAAGAAGAAATCGAGCTTCGTGATTTAGATGAAGATGATGATATTCCAGCAGCTGATGCACTTGGTATTTTACCAATCGCAACAGAGGAAGAACCAGTTGGAACAGTAGAATAA
- a CDS encoding ribosomal L7Ae/L30e/S12e/Gadd45 family protein yields the protein MSYEKVKQAKETIIGTKQAVKAMKKGLVNEVYIALDVEERIIELARLTAVDNNVSINYVESKVDLGKACGLRLAASVVAITV from the coding sequence ATGTCTTATGAAAAAGTGAAACAAGCGAAAGAAACAATCATAGGTACAAAGCAAGCAGTAAAAGCAATGAAAAAAGGGCTTGTCAACGAAGTTTATATTGCACTAGATGTAGAAGAGAGAATCATTGAACTAGCACGACTAACAGCCGTGGATAACAATGTTTCGATTAACTATGTTGAGTCTAAAGTAGATCTTGGTAAGGCTTGTGGACTGCGCTTAGCGGCGTCAGTTGTAGCTATTACTGTGTAA
- the fusA gene encoding elongation factor G, whose product MAREFSLEKTRNIGIMAHIDAGKTTTTERILYYTGKIHKIGETHEGASQMDWMEQEQERGITITSAATTAAWDNHRVNIIDTPGHVDFTVEVERSLRVLDGAVTVLDAQSGVEPQTETVWRQATTYGVPRIVFINKMDKTGADFLYSVGTLHDRLQANAHPIQLPIGAEDQFTGIIDLVTMTATLYGNDLGTDIQEGEIPEEYKAQAQEYREKLVEAVAELDEDLMDKYLNGEEITNEELVNGIRKGTLNVEFYPVVCGTAFKNKGVQKVLDAVVAYLPSPLDIPAMKGIDPNSDDEIERHSDDSEPFSALAFKVMTDPYVGKLTFFRVYSGTLQAGSYVQNSTKGKRERVGRILQMHANSREEISEVHAGDIAAAVGLKDTTTGDTLCDEKALVILESMEFPEPVISLSVEPKSKADQDKMGAALVKLAEEDPTFRVHTDQETGQVIIAGMGELHLDILVDRMRREFKVEANVGAPQVSYRETFRSSAKVEGKFVRQSGGRGQFGHVWIEFSPNEEGKGFEFENAVVGGVVPREYIPAVEAGLRDSLNNGVLAGYPLIDIKAKLYDGSYHDVDSNEMAFKVAASMALKNAVSKVNPVILEPIMKVEVVIPEEYLGDIMGDITSRRGRVEGMDARGNAQVVRSMVPLAEMFGYATSLRSNTQGRGVFSMTFDHYEDVPKSISEEIIKKNKGE is encoded by the coding sequence ATGGCTAGAGAGTTCTCCTTAGAAAAAACACGTAATATCGGGATCATGGCTCACATCGATGCTGGTAAAACGACTACTACGGAGCGTATTCTTTATTACACTGGTAAAATCCACAAAATCGGGGAAACTCATGAAGGTGCATCACAGATGGACTGGATGGAGCAAGAACAAGAACGTGGAATCACTATTACTTCAGCTGCAACAACAGCTGCTTGGGATAATCACCGTGTAAATATCATCGATACACCTGGACACGTAGACTTCACTGTTGAAGTTGAACGTTCACTTCGTGTACTTGATGGTGCGGTTACAGTACTGGATGCTCAATCTGGTGTTGAACCACAAACAGAAACAGTATGGCGTCAAGCTACAACTTACGGCGTTCCACGTATTGTTTTCATCAACAAAATGGATAAAACGGGTGCTGACTTCTTATATTCTGTAGGAACTCTACACGATCGTTTACAAGCTAACGCTCATCCAATTCAATTACCAATCGGTGCAGAAGACCAGTTTACTGGAATTATCGACTTAGTAACGATGACTGCTACTTTGTATGGTAATGACTTAGGGACAGATATTCAAGAAGGTGAAATTCCTGAAGAATACAAAGCTCAAGCACAAGAATACCGTGAAAAATTAGTAGAAGCGGTTGCTGAACTTGACGAAGATTTAATGGACAAATATTTAAATGGTGAAGAAATCACGAACGAAGAATTAGTTAACGGTATCCGTAAAGGTACCCTAAACGTAGAATTCTATCCAGTAGTGTGTGGTACTGCATTTAAAAACAAAGGTGTTCAAAAAGTTCTTGACGCAGTTGTTGCATACCTACCATCACCACTTGATATTCCAGCAATGAAAGGAATCGATCCTAATTCTGATGATGAAATTGAACGTCATTCTGACGATTCAGAGCCATTCTCAGCATTAGCATTTAAAGTTATGACTGACCCTTACGTTGGTAAATTAACATTCTTCCGTGTATATTCTGGTACATTACAAGCTGGATCTTACGTTCAAAACTCTACTAAAGGTAAGCGTGAGCGTGTAGGACGTATCCTACAAATGCATGCTAACTCTCGTGAAGAGATTTCAGAAGTACATGCTGGAGATATCGCTGCAGCTGTAGGACTGAAAGATACAACAACTGGAGATACACTGTGTGATGAAAAAGCTTTAGTAATTCTAGAGTCTATGGAATTCCCAGAACCAGTTATTTCTTTATCAGTTGAGCCAAAATCTAAAGCTGACCAAGATAAAATGGGTGCTGCTCTTGTAAAATTAGCAGAAGAAGATCCAACATTCCGCGTTCATACAGACCAAGAAACTGGTCAAGTTATTATCGCTGGTATGGGTGAACTTCACCTTGATATCTTAGTTGACCGTATGCGTCGCGAATTTAAAGTAGAAGCTAACGTAGGTGCTCCTCAAGTATCTTACCGTGAAACTTTCCGCTCTTCAGCAAAAGTTGAAGGTAAATTCGTACGTCAATCAGGTGGACGTGGTCAATTCGGACACGTTTGGATTGAATTCTCTCCAAACGAAGAAGGAAAAGGCTTTGAATTTGAAAATGCTGTTGTCGGTGGGGTAGTTCCACGTGAATACATTCCAGCTGTTGAGGCAGGTCTTCGTGACTCACTTAACAATGGTGTACTTGCTGGATATCCATTAATCGATATTAAAGCAAAATTATACGATGGCTCATATCATGATGTTGACTCGAATGAGATGGCCTTCAAAGTTGCTGCTTCTATGGCATTGAAAAATGCTGTTTCTAAAGTAAACCCAGTAATTCTTGAGCCAATCATGAAAGTTGAAGTTGTTATTCCTGAAGAATATTTAGGAGACATCATGGGTGATATTACTTCACGTCGTGGACGCGTTGAAGGTATGGACGCTCGCGGTAACGCACAAGTTGTACGTTCAATGGTTCCGCTTGCTGAAATGTTCGGATATGCAACGTCTTTACGTTCTAATACGCAAGGACGCGGAGTCTTCTCAATGACATTCGATCACTATGAAGATGTTCCAAAATCAATTTCTGAAGAAATTATCAAAAAAAATAAAGGTGAATAA
- the rpoC gene encoding DNA-directed RNA polymerase subunit beta' yields the protein MIDVNNFEYMKIGLASPDKIRSWSYGEVKKPETINYRTLKPEKDGLFCERIFGPTKDWECHCGKYKRVRYKGVVCDRCGVEVTRAKVRRERMGHIELAAPVSHIWYFKGIPSRMGLILDMSPRSLEEVIYFASYVVIEPADTPLEKKQLLSEKEYRAYRDKFGTKFQAAMGAEAIKRLLSEIDLESETEQLKEELKTAQGQRRTRAIKRLEVVESFRNSGNRPDWMILDVLPVIPPELRPMVQLDGGRFATSDLNDLYRRVINRNNRLKRLLDLGAPSIIVQNEKRMLQEAVDALIDNGRRGRPVTGPGNRPLKSLSHMLKGKQGRFRQNLLGKRVDYSGRSVIVVGPNLKMYQCGLPKEMAIELFKPFVMKELVERGLAHNIKSAKRKIERMHAEVWDVLEDVIREHPVLLNRAPTLHRLGIQAFEPTLVEGRAIRLHPLVCTAYNADFDGDQMAVHVPLSAEAQAEARLLMLAAQNILNPKDGKPVVTPSQDMVLGNYYLTLERKGAMGEGSTFYGPQEVLIAYNTGHVHLHTRIAIPAASVNNQTFTEEQNNMLLLTTVGKVIFNEILPETFPYINEPTDFNLQIETPEKYFVPMITDVKKHIESMDLVQPFKKKILGNIIAEVFKRFHITETSKMLDRMKALGFKYSTKAGITIGISDIVVLPDKGEILEEAQGKVDKVIKQFRRGLITEEERYASVIGHWSKAKEVIQDKLMKSLDNMNPIFMMSDSGARGNASNFTQLAGMRGLMANPAGRIIELPIKSSFREGLTVLEYFISTHGARKGLADTALKTADSGYLTRRLVDVAQDVIVREDDCGTDRGLLIGSLMEGTEVIEEFGERIVGRHAKKTIFHPTTNELILERDGLITQDVARVIEEAGISELTIRSAFTCNTKHGVCKKCYGLNLATGDTVEVGEAVGIIAAQSIGEPGTQLTMRTFHTGGVAGDDITQGLPRIQEIFEARNPKGQAVISEISGTVTEIDEIREGQKEITIQGNVETRKYLAPYNARLKVQLNDTMHRGQVLTEGSVDPKELLRVKDVSTVQEYLLKEVQKVYRMQGVEIGDKHIEVMVRQMLRKVRVIEAGETDLLPGSLLDIHQFAEANKEAVLQAKIPATCRPVILGITKASLETESFLSAASFQETTRVLTDAAIKGKRDELLGLKENVIIGKLVPAGTGMQRYRQIKITDNEADAEKELVNAE from the coding sequence TTGATAGACGTTAATAATTTTGAGTATATGAAAATTGGTTTAGCTTCACCTGATAAAATCCGTTCATGGTCTTATGGGGAAGTAAAAAAACCTGAAACAATTAACTATCGTACATTAAAACCTGAAAAAGATGGTTTATTCTGTGAACGCATTTTTGGTCCTACAAAAGACTGGGAATGTCATTGCGGTAAATATAAACGCGTTCGTTATAAAGGTGTTGTATGTGACCGTTGTGGAGTAGAGGTAACGCGTGCAAAAGTACGTCGTGAACGTATGGGCCACATCGAATTAGCTGCTCCTGTATCACATATTTGGTATTTCAAAGGTATCCCAAGTCGTATGGGTCTGATTTTGGATATGTCTCCAAGATCACTAGAAGAAGTAATTTACTTTGCTTCTTACGTAGTAATAGAGCCAGCAGATACACCTCTTGAGAAGAAACAATTGCTTTCGGAAAAAGAGTACCGTGCATATCGCGATAAGTTTGGTACTAAGTTTCAAGCTGCAATGGGTGCAGAAGCTATCAAGCGTTTACTTTCAGAAATTGATTTAGAAAGTGAAACAGAACAATTAAAAGAAGAGTTGAAAACAGCTCAAGGTCAGCGTCGTACACGTGCGATTAAACGTTTAGAAGTTGTAGAGTCTTTCCGTAACTCAGGGAACAGACCTGACTGGATGATTTTAGACGTGCTACCAGTAATTCCCCCGGAATTACGTCCAATGGTTCAATTGGATGGTGGACGCTTTGCTACATCGGATTTAAATGATTTATATCGTCGTGTTATTAACCGTAATAACCGTTTAAAACGTCTATTGGATCTTGGTGCTCCTAGTATCATCGTTCAAAATGAAAAACGTATGCTACAAGAAGCTGTTGATGCATTGATTGATAATGGTCGTCGTGGCCGTCCGGTAACAGGACCAGGTAACCGCCCGCTGAAATCACTTTCACATATGTTAAAAGGGAAACAAGGTCGTTTCCGTCAAAATCTACTTGGTAAACGTGTTGACTACTCTGGTCGTTCCGTTATCGTAGTAGGACCAAACTTGAAAATGTATCAATGTGGACTTCCAAAAGAAATGGCAATTGAACTATTCAAACCATTTGTGATGAAAGAACTTGTTGAACGTGGCTTAGCCCACAACATTAAGAGTGCAAAACGTAAAATTGAGCGTATGCATGCTGAAGTATGGGATGTATTAGAAGATGTAATTAGAGAGCATCCGGTTTTACTTAACCGTGCCCCTACTCTTCACCGTCTTGGTATCCAAGCATTCGAACCAACATTAGTGGAAGGTCGCGCAATTCGCCTTCACCCTCTAGTATGTACAGCATATAATGCTGACTTTGATGGTGACCAAATGGCTGTTCACGTTCCTTTATCAGCAGAAGCACAAGCGGAAGCTCGTTTACTAATGCTTGCAGCACAAAACATTTTGAACCCGAAAGATGGGAAACCGGTAGTTACACCATCTCAAGATATGGTTTTAGGAAACTATTACTTAACACTTGAGCGTAAAGGTGCAATGGGCGAAGGTTCAACATTCTATGGTCCACAAGAAGTGCTAATTGCTTATAATACTGGTCATGTACATTTGCATACACGTATCGCAATACCGGCAGCATCAGTAAACAATCAAACATTTACAGAAGAACAAAACAACATGCTATTGTTAACGACTGTAGGTAAAGTAATTTTCAATGAAATACTTCCAGAAACGTTCCCGTACATCAATGAACCGACAGATTTCAATTTACAAATTGAAACTCCGGAGAAATATTTCGTTCCAATGATTACAGATGTGAAAAAGCATATCGAGTCTATGGATCTTGTACAGCCATTCAAGAAGAAAATCCTTGGAAATATCATTGCGGAAGTGTTTAAACGATTCCATATTACAGAAACGTCGAAAATGCTTGACCGTATGAAAGCACTTGGATTCAAATATTCCACTAAAGCTGGTATTACAATTGGTATCTCTGATATCGTCGTACTCCCAGACAAAGGTGAAATTCTTGAAGAAGCACAAGGTAAAGTAGATAAAGTTATTAAGCAATTCCGTCGTGGTCTAATAACGGAAGAAGAGCGTTATGCTAGTGTTATTGGACACTGGAGTAAAGCAAAAGAAGTTATTCAAGATAAACTGATGAAATCACTAGATAACATGAACCCGATCTTCATGATGAGTGACTCAGGTGCCCGTGGTAATGCATCTAACTTTACTCAACTTGCAGGTATGCGCGGACTTATGGCCAATCCGGCTGGTCGAATTATCGAACTTCCGATCAAGTCATCATTCCGTGAAGGGTTAACAGTACTTGAATACTTCATCTCTACACATGGTGCTCGTAAAGGTCTTGCCGATACAGCTCTTAAAACTGCCGATTCAGGTTACTTAACTCGTCGTCTAGTAGACGTTGCGCAAGATGTAATCGTTCGTGAAGATGATTGTGGAACTGACCGTGGATTACTGATCGGCTCACTTATGGAAGGTACGGAAGTTATTGAAGAGTTTGGCGAACGTATTGTAGGTCGTCATGCGAAGAAAACAATCTTCCACCCAACTACAAATGAACTGATTTTAGAAAGAGACGGGTTAATTACACAAGATGTCGCTCGTGTTATTGAAGAAGCAGGTATTAGTGAGTTAACAATTCGCTCTGCATTTACTTGTAATACAAAACACGGTGTTTGTAAAAAATGTTACGGCTTGAACTTAGCTACTGGAGACACAGTTGAAGTAGGAGAAGCAGTTGGTATTATTGCAGCTCAATCAATTGGAGAACCAGGTACGCAGTTAACAATGCGTACGTTCCATACAGGTGGTGTTGCTGGAGACGATATTACACAAGGTCTTCCGCGTATCCAAGAGATTTTCGAAGCTCGTAATCCTAAAGGGCAAGCTGTTATTTCCGAAATTTCAGGTACTGTTACTGAAATTGATGAAATTAGAGAAGGCCAAAAAGAAATTACAATTCAAGGAAATGTAGAAACTCGTAAATACTTGGCACCATACAATGCACGTCTAAAAGTTCAATTAAACGATACAATGCACCGTGGTCAAGTACTTACTGAGGGTTCTGTGGATCCTAAGGAATTGTTGAGAGTTAAAGACGTTTCAACTGTTCAAGAGTACTTATTAAAAGAAGTTCAAAAAGTTTACCGTATGCAAGGGGTAGAAATTGGAGATAAACATATCGAAGTGATGGTACGCCAAATGCTTCGTAAAGTACGTGTGATTGAAGCTGGAGAAACAGACCTACTTCCAGGATCACTACTAGATATCCATCAATTTGCTGAAGCGAACAAGGAAGCAGTATTACAAGCTAAAATTCCTGCAACATGTCGTCCAGTTATCCTTGGTATTACTAAAGCTTCTCTTGAAACAGAATCATTCTTGTCTGCTGCATCATTCCAAGAAACGACTCGTGTTTTAACAGACGCAGCGATTAAAGGAAAACGTGATGAATTATTAGGATTGAAAGAAAACGTAATTATCGGTAAACTAGTTCCGGCTGGTACAGGTATGCAACGTTATCGCCAAATAAAAATCACAGACAATGAAGCAGATGCTGAAAAAGAATTAGTTAACGCTGAGTAA